Below is a genomic region from Phycisphaerae bacterium.
GCGCACGACGGCCGTTCCCGCGACCAGCACCAACAGCGACATCGCGGCCAGGCCCCATTCGGAGACAGTCGGAATTGGCTCGGGCTCTCCGACGGTGATCGTCCCGGTCATGCCGACGGCACAGTGCGGCGTACAGAAATAGGGAATGGTCCCGGCAGGCTCGCCGCCGGGAATTACGTACTGAACCGTGCCGGACGTGAGCGCCATGTCGAACCGGCCGTCCGACGTGCAGGGGGTGCCCGATGTCACCGTGTGAATGCCGCCGGTGTGTACCCACTGGACGGTGTCGCCCGGCAGCACATCGACGTTCGGAGGGCTGAACGAAAGGCCCGATTGCGTGACGACGTGTGTGGCCGCAGACGCCGCTCCGGCCACGGCCAGGCTCAGTATCCCTGCGAGCAAGAAATTTCGTATTCTCATCCCGTTTCCTCCTCCGTAAATCTCGACATGCGCGGTGCTTCGCCGACCCCAGCCCGTGGATGGGAAAAACTCGAGACGCCGCTGTAACTGGAGATGTCCCGGCCGCCCGGTGTGATTGCAGGCTTTTTCAGAAAATTTCCGTGCCTGGCGAAATCGAGCCGTTGACGGGCGGAACTCGAACCGGGGGAGATGAGAATCGGCGTTTCACGGCCCAATCAGCCGGTTTGGCTGAATAGGTGGAGAGAAGACGGGGGATTATAATGGGGGGCGAGGAAAGGCCTTGCGACGATGGGTGGCATGAGGGTGGCATGGCCACGCCTCGTGGCCATGAACGATGAACGATTGGTACAACATGCCCACGAAGCGTGGGCATGGCACTCGCGCGGAAACGGAGCTGGGTCAACGGAGAGGCGTGACATGGTCGCAATGAACCAGATCATCGAGCTTTCCGAGCGGATCGGGCGGAAGTACGACCCTGAGCGGATCGTGCTGTTCGGATCTCACGTTTACGGATCGCCGCGGGAGGATTCGGACGTGGATCTGTTGGTTGTGATGCGATTTGAGGGCAGTGCCTTCCGGAAATCGCTGGAGATACTCAATTGGCTGGATCCACCGTTTTACGTTGATGTGCTGGTGCGAGACCCGGCCGATACACAAAGGCGTTATCGAGATGGCGACCCGCTGATTCGCGAGGCGCTGGACCGAGGGCGGGTGCTGCATGAACGAGATTGTTCGTGAGTGGATTTCCAAGGCGCAGGGTGACTACGAAACCGCCCTGCGGGAGCCCCGCGCCGCGCCGCCCAACTACGACGCGGCGTGTTTTCACGCGCAACAGTGCATTGAGAAGTTGATGAAAGGCATGCTCCAGAGCGGCGGGATCGTCCCGCCACGAACGCACAATCTCCTGGAACTGAATGAACGACTGAAGGAGATACTGCCTGAATGGGCTTGCGAAGTGGGCGATCTTCGGTTCCTGACTCGGGCGGCGACATCGTTTCGCTACCCCGGGGAATCCGCTTCGCGGGAAGATGCGCTTGAGGCCATTGCCGCCTGTGAGCGCATGCGCGACCAACTGCTGCGGGCGCTACCGGGCGAAGAACCATGAAGCCCTTGGGCCACAAGAGTGAGCTTTCGGAAGCTGACGAAGGAAGCGTTGTCGACGCGGGCTTGCGCTGCGAGAAATGCAAATACAACCTGACGGGACTGGAGGATAACCGCTGCCCGGAGTGCGGGACGAAATTTGAAGTGGGCCCAGGAGGTGTATTGCCGACATATCGATCGCGCCCCTTGCCGATCATATTGATGACATTTGCCGCGGTGTGCCAACTCAAGATCGTCGCAGGCATGGCCATCCCGGGCGTTATGTTGGTAGTTAAAGGGATCTCTGTGTTTGACTTTGACGGGGACGGAACACCGATGGAGCTCGTCGTCGTCGGTGGCGCTTTGATCCTTCCATTGGCATTGCTTTCCGGCCTTGCATCGACGGTGGGGATGTTTGCCACTCCGAAGTCATGGCAATTCAAGCCGTTGTTGCTTGTTTCTGTCCTTGAGGTTGGGATTGGCGTGCTGGGGGTAGTGTCCCGTGGTTGAGCAGAATCGGTGAGTTGATGCCTGCTTCCTTTTCCACCTTCGAACGTCTCAAGAGTCGCGGCGTAGCGGCCTATCGCGACGGGGACTTCCGCTCCGCGCGGGCGTACCTGACCGACGCGGCCGAGTGCATGATCGAACTGGCCGAGCAGGCCAAGTCGCCGGACATGCGCCGCCAGCACGAGGAGATCGCCGCGGAGCTGATCGACCTGGCCAAGGACGCCGAGCGGCTGGCGAAGTCGCCCAAGGAGGCTCGCGGGCGGCAGCGGATCAAGGAGGAGAACGGCGGGTCGGACGCGTCGGACTGGATCATCCGCGACCGGCCGGACACGGGCTTCGACGACATCGCCGGGCTCGAGGACGTCAAGCATGAAATCCGGATGAAAATGATCTACCCGTTCCGCCATCCGGAGCTGGCACAGCAGTACGGCATCGGCGTCGGCGGGGGGATTCTGCTCTACGGCCCGCCCGGCACGGGCAAGACGATGATCGCCAAGGCCATCGCCCACGAGATCGAAGCCACGTTTTTTCTTGTCAGCCCGGCGCAGATGATGAGCAAGTGGGTGGGCGAGGCCGAACAGAATATCAGGAAGCTGTTCGACGCGGCCAAGGCGGAAAAGGCCAGCGTGATCTTCCTGGACGAGATCGAGGCGCTCGTTCCCCGGCGGAAGAGCGACAGCTCGACGGTGATGCAGCGCGTGGTGCCGCAGATCCTGCAGGAACTGGAGGGGTTTGATCGTAAGGGCGATCGGGCTCTATTATTCGTTGGTGCGACGAATCGGCCCTGGTTGCTGGACGAGGCGATGATGCGCCCGGGCCGAATGGACGCGCGGGTCTACGTCGGTCTGCCGGATGCGCCGGCGCGGTACAAGCTGCTGGAGATCTATCTGGCCAAGCGGCCGCTGTCCGAGGACGTGGATTTCGGCTTGTTGTGCGATCGGCTCGAAGGCTACAGCGGAGCGGACATCAAGGCGATTTCGCAGCAGGCGGCGCAGATTCCGTTCATGGCGGCGATCGGCGGAGGCGAGCCGCGACCGATCGCCCTGAAGGACGTGCTCGATGTGATCGAGCGAACGCCACCGTCGGTCCATCCGGCCGACCTGGTGCGGTTCGAGAAATTTGCCGAGTTGGGGAAGTAGCCGCTGTTTTCGACATGCCAAGGCGGGGTGATTCCGCATAGCGAGGTGCAACATGATCGGCACCAGGTTTGATCCGCTTCCGTTTTTCGGGGCGACCGAGCACGTGGCGCTCAGCGTCGCAGCGTCGGAGATCTTCAGCCTGCTCAAGCGATCGCTCGATCTTCCGCCGACGTGGGGAGCGCTCGTGTCGCGGACGCGGGGCGATCACGTCGTCGTCGCCGCGGGCGGTGAAGTTCCCGGCGCCGATGCGGACAGCGTGATGTTCTTCCGCACGACGCCCCTGCAACTGACGATGGAAGAAAAGGGGCTGGCGACGAAGGACGGCTTTCAGGCCGGGGCCGGCGCGGCGATTCGGTTGAGCCTGATTCCCGATCGCGGCGAACTGCTTTCATTCCAACGGGCGGCGCTGGGAAGCCATCGTGTGATGCACCTGGAACGCCTGGCGGCCTATCTGGCCCCGGCGGTGCGCGCGACGCTCGGCAGGTTCGCCGCCGGGCAGGATGCGGCGGCTCTGACGAGCGCTCAGTCGGGCAGTGACGCATCTTTGGCGCTGGCCGAAGGGCTGGCGGGACCTTGCTTCGACGCGGGCCTGCGCCTGGAAGGAAAGCCCACGGTGCGATTCACGTCCGAGTCGTACGATCAGGTCCGCCGCGTGCAGGAGGACATGGCTCGCAGGCGCAGCGAGCACGAGGCCGCGCGGCAATTGCAGGAGGCGATCAGCGACGCACGGGACAAGCATCTCGATCGGTTGCATGAATTGTTGGAGAAGCTCGATTCACTCGCGGCCGATTCACCCAACGTCGCCTTGCCGGACCTGATGCGCACGTTCTCCGAGCGGGAACGTGGCGAGTTGTACGAGGCGCTGTTCGCGGCCGAGCAGCCCGCAACACGCACACAATGGGTCGTGGTGGCCATTGGGGAGGAGTTGCTCTTCTACGACGGTTCGCGTCCCGTAACGCCGGTGCGGCGGTTTGCCATCGGCGGACAGGCCGGTCCGGTGCGTTCCGTTCAGGCAGGCAATGTCGCAGGCAAGCAGGTATTGCTGCTCGGTGCCCAGCGCGGCGTATACACGCTGCCCATCGAGCGGGCCGAACCCGACGCCACGTACCTGGTTCCCAATGCGCCCTCGCCGCGCGGAGGATTCAATTCCGTCGCCGTTTGCGGCGGATTCCTCTACGCATCGCACTCCGAGCTGGGCCTGTACGAATGGAAGCTGGGCGAGCCGGGTTCGGCACGGCGGTTGTTCGAGGCCTCGACGGCCGATGCCGATGCCGTTCGCGGCGTGAACGAACGCGATGGCGTTCTCTATGCGTCCATCGATGCTCAGATCATCGCCTGGCAGCCCGGCGCGGATGCAGAGCGCCCCGGGCAGACGTTCACGGGAAGCAGTGACATCATAACGGCACTTCTGCCGACGGGAAGCGGGCTGCTGGCGGGCAACAGCCGCGGGGACGTGCTGCGCTGGAAGGCGGGGCAATTCTCCGAGCCGGAGACCATCCACCGCGGCGGCGGCCGGCCCGTGGAGTCCGTGTGGCTCGTGCGCACGCGCGGCGTGGATCGCCTCTTCTTCACCGATACGACCCTGCACGTGACCTCCCGCGTACTGGGCGACACCTTTCTCTGCCGCTACGAAGCCGGTGGACAAACCCTGCGCCGCGTGGAGGTCGCCCCCGACGCGCTCGTGGCCACGAATGACCTTCGCGATCGGCTCATCGTCTGGCGCCCCGGGCAACCCGCCCGCCCGGAGTTGATCGTCCCTGTCGGCAGCCAGACCGGCCGGAGCGTGCAAGACGTCTGCCTCGTCGCCCTGGCCTGATCGAAGATAGCTTCATTCACGAGCTGAAGAGCCGCCCTCGCGCCTCAAATCCCCGAACGCCGGTGCCGGATCTTTTCTGCGGGTGTCGCTTTCCTTTCGCAGAAGCTCACGATCTTCAAGTGCGTGCGGTGCGCGAGAATCTGGATCAAGCCCAAAGGAGGAGATCCTGTGAGACTGGGATGTCTCAATCACGGCCAGATAGAGTAAATGTGCGAGGGTCGGTATGTCGAGCCTGTAATGTGCCCCTGCTGAATGAGCTGAGCCCATCGTCGCTTCACCTTGTGTGGCCGATCTGGGGGTTGCGAATTTCCGCTGTTGCTTTTAACCTTAGCCTTGGACCGCAATCCAATCACAACAGCACGTCCTTTTCCGCGCAAAGGAGACGATCAATGCCCGCCCGATCGCATTTCGCGACAATCCTCCTGCTGGTTGCCGTCGCAGGAATTCCGTGCATTTCCGGTTGCGCCGTCAAACACCGGACCTGCTGTATGACCTGCCCAAAGAACGCCCCATGCGATGATCTTGATCCGGCCGGATCGCGCGGGGCGACCGTCGCGCTCGTTCCGGCGCAGCCACCCAACGGAGAATACCCACCGGGGACAATCGTTCGAGGAAACGAGATCGTTCTCAGACGAAAAAACCTGCGGGGCAGAGTCACTGTATATTTTGACATCGTTGTGCGTGACTGGGGGACGAAACACGCGGACGCAGGCCGAGACGGCGGTCGCGTTGTGTCAGTCGCATTCAGCGAGACAGGTAGCTGTCTTTACTTGAGGGCCGAGACCCGCAAGGTGGATTGCGAAGAGCAAGTCTCCGCCGAGCGCTGCAAGGGAATGCGTTGCAGCGTGTTCAGGAAGGGTGGCTCGTGCGGAGATCCTATCTGGGGCAGCCTCGAATCGCTCGATTGCCTGAATATCGCGCGGCTTGGGGGCATATTCGACGCCCCACCGCCGGAGAGCGTCTGCAACTCCGCCTCGCCGGTGGCCATGGAGCTCGTCGGCGGGCAGGTAAGCTGTGCGCAGTTCGGGGGGTCGGTGTTTTCGGAATCCGGGCCGGATGCCGTTCTGGACAAGCCCTGTGAAACATCGCTGCAATTCAGCGCGGGCGACGCCGAGCCGTTGTCAGATCGGGGCCAAGCCGCCTGCCTGGCGACGTTGGCGGTGACGATACCCGTTGACCAGATCATACCAGTACCAGGGCAGAGCATCTCGTTTCGAATCAACCTGGTGGGCCCGGGCCTGCGAAGAGGCACGTTGCCGCTGCTTCAGGACGAAACGGGCCGGATGATAAACGTGGATGGCAGCGGGGCTGCCTTCGTCATGGTTGATTGAGTACGAGCGGTCCCTGTGCCCGGACCCATGCCGGGCAAAGCGATCAGTTCTGACTTGAAGAAGCAAGGCGCGCAGCCCAGCGCTTGGCCTCTTCGTCGCGCCCCAGCTTCTCATACAGACGGATCAGGCACTTGATGTTGTCAGGCGATCGGTCGCGCGATGCATCCGGCTTGGCGTCGAAGATTCGCTGGGCTTCGAGCAATTCATCTTCGGCAGCTCCAAGGTCTCCCTTCAGCATCAAGGTTTCGCCCAGATTGGATCGAGACCGCCCCACCCGAAAGTCGTCTTTTCCAAGAAGCCTGAGACGCATGGCAACGGCCTGCTGCAAATACTCCGCCGAAACGGCGTAGTCCTTCTTCAACCGGAAGACCGCCCCGAGGCTGGTTAAATCGCCCGCGATGTCGCTGTGGTCCGGTCCGAGGATTTTCCTGCGCATGGCCAGGGATTCTTCGAAGTACTTCTGCGCTTCGTCGAGTTCGCCAAGCCAGAGGTATAAGCTACCCAGGCCCGAGAGGGCGGATGCGGTGCGTTGGTGCTCCTCGGGCAGCACTTTGCGATAAACGGTGATAACGTGGAGGAGAAGGCGCTTGGCCTCTTCCAGCCGGACGGCGTCTCCTTCCTCGGACAGAGAAACAAGCGCGTTCGCAAGGTAATGCTCGACAATTGCGGCTCCATAGTGCTCTTGGCCGTATTGTTCCCTCGCGCGTTCGAGCGCCGAGCGGAACCATCGCTCGGCTTCGTTCGCAGAACCTTCGCGGCGATAAGCCTCTGCCAGGTTCAACTGGAGCTCCACGAGTGCATCGTCTGCATTCACGCTGTTTGTGGACAAGTCGCGCATGGCCGTCTCGACGACTTCCCTGGCCTCTTCCAGCCGCCGGCTTCGCATCAGCACGTCTGCAAGCGCCGCCCTCCAGGCGATGGTCGCGCGAACGGCGCGGGGGCTTTGATCAAGGTGTGCGTCCAGCGCGGCGCGGAGCAAGCGCTCGGCCATAGCCTCATCCCCCAGATTGATCAGCGTTACGGCAAGGGTGTAGCGCGTCTCGGCAAGCTCCAGCGCGTCGGCGCCTTCCGCCTTTTCCATGGTGTTCAGCGCCGCTTCGCCGAGTTTTCTGGCCTGTTCGAGAAACCCGAGGTTGCGGTAAATCGCGCCGATCGTTCGCAGTAATCGGGCGCGAATGAGAGGCTGCCCGGCGAGTTTCTCCTCGACGCGGGCGGCGCCGCGATCGAGGATTTCGCGGGCCGTGATCGTTTCCCCCATCGCTTTCTTCGGGCTCGAAACCTCGAATACATCGACAAGGAAATCCGTAACCTGCTTGGCGGCGTCCGCCTCGCGCTGGGCGCGGTCACGCTGCTCCAATGCGATCGCGCGCTGTAATGAGGCATCCTCTGCGGCGGCTTCGGCCTTCGCGCGGGCTCGGTTGGCGCGGTCGGCCATTACGATTGTGCTTGCCAGCCCGATCGCCAACGCCAATCCGACCGCCACGCCGGCCAGGACAGGGCCCCAGTTCTTGCGAACGAACTTGCGCAGGCGGTAGGAATAACTTGGCGGGCCGGCCAGTACCGGCTCGAAATTCAGAAAGCGCTGAATCTCCATGGCCACCGCACTGGCGGTGTCGTACCGCCGCGTGCGGTCCTTTTCGAGACACTTCATCACGATCCAGTCGAGGTCGCCGCGGAGTTGCCGGCTGAGTATGCGGACTTCGGTGCCCCGATTCTGGGCCACGGTGGTCGACGCATCGCCGAGACTGCTCAGGCGCGTGCTCGGTTTGGGCGGTTCCACCTCGCGGATGATCCGCTGGATTTCGGCGAAGCCGGCCGCCCGAAGCGAGTCATCGTCGAACGGACGAACGCCGACGAGAAGTTCGTATAGCAGGACGCCGAGCGAATAGATGTCCGTTCGCGTGTCGATGTCCAGTGCCGTCATTTCCGCCTGCTCGGGGCTCATGTAGCCCGGCGTGCCGATCAGTTGGCCCTGCTCCGTAAACAGCGTCAGCTCGGTCAGGCGGCGTTGCGTCGCCTTGGCCACGCCAAAGTCGATGACCTTGGGGACAGGCCGGTCCTCCGCGATCGCGACGATCACATTCGAAGGCTTGATGTCCCGGTGGATAATTCCCTTCTGGTGGGCATGTTGAATGGCATGGCAGACATCCGCGAAGAGCCGCAGTCGATCCTCGGTTCCGAGGCGATGCTTGTCGCAGTATTCCGTGATCGGAATGCCGGGTACGTACTCCATGGCGAAATAAGGCCGGCCTTCGTCACTCACCCCGGCATCGAGTACGCGGGCGACGTTTGGATGGTCCATCAGGGCAAGGGCTTCCCGCTCCGTCTCAAAGCGGGCGACAACCTGCTTGCTGTCCATCCCCAGCTTGATGATCTTCAAGGCTACGCGGCGGTGGATGGGCTTGTCCTGCTCCGCCAGGTAGACGACGCCCATGCCGCCCTCTCCGATGACTTGGAGGATCCGGTACGGGCCGATCTGTTCCGGCGGATTCGTTCGTTCACGTAGGAACTGTTCCTGCAGCTGACGAGGATCGGAACCGGGATCGAGCGGTTCTGTCGGCCGTGTTGGCGGGTCGCCGGACATGATGGGCCTCCCGATGGGAAACCGTCTTCTGACGGCTGCCGGGCGATATGGATTTGGACCGAGCCCACCAAAGTGTGGCGCAGGCTCAGCCTTGCGTCAATGTCGGCAGTGGCCGGAGCCCCACGGGATCTGCGGACCATTGTTACAAAAATGAGCAATCCGCGGCGGCGGATTCTCGGGTCGCCGTACGTATGGGTTTGAAGATCTCCGGCCGGGCGCAATAGGATGAGATAGAAGATCGCATGCGCCGTTCACCCGTCATACCGCGTTCGACGTTTGCAGTCCGCCCGAGACCGAGGGCGAATTTGAGAAGACACGTCCCCGAAGGAATGTTCAATGTGGAGTCGTCATCATGCATGCTGCTCTATTGTTTTCTGGAAGCGGTCCGTTGGTGATTCTCACCAGCCACGAAAGTCTTGAAGATCCGGTCTTGCTGAAACGACTGGACAGCAAGGGGATCAGAAGGTTCATCGCCTTTCCGATATCCGAGGCGATCGCCCGCGAGATGTATGGAACGCACTTCGACATCGTCTGCCGCGATCTGCGCGAAACGGACGACTTGCGCGTTCTGGACTTCGACGGGCACCGCGCCATGGAACTGGTGCCCCTGCGCGAACTCGGCGAGCCCATCATTCACGATGGGAGCGAAGGCGCCAATGCGACCAAAAGCGCGAGAACGGTAACCGCGTAGTCTCCGTGCGATCGAACCGCACGGAGCAGGTGTTCCGCGCCGATCAGTCCGGGGTGCCGGCCCTCATCCGGTACCAGCCGGCCCAGAGCCTTCGACTCGCCATCGCCAGGGCGATGCCCACGGCGACGTAGAGCAGGCCCACCACGTACCGCGGCAGCAGCCCGCCCCGAAGCGCCCTCCCCAGGCCGGCCATCACTGCGACGAATGCCCACGATCTGAGCGAGAAGAATCCGCCCACGCAGCGACCATCGCCACGCTCGCGGATGCGCGCCACGGCTCGGTCGGCCGTCCTCTCCAGAACCAGGCGCGATTTGATCACGCCAAGCAGCGCGGCCGCCGCGATGAATACCCAAGCGTACGACATCCCGCTCCCGATCGCCCAGCGCATGCCCACCAGGGTCAACACCGTGCCGACCAGCGTCCACATGGACGCCGCGAGCAACGCGTGGGTCCCGGCGGATGCCGCGGGCTTGTGGGCGCTCAGCCAGTTGCCGATGTCCATAATTGGCTTTCTGACCCCCACCTGCGCCGGCGCGGATTCAATCGAGGCTGCTCACGGGACCATAGCTTCCCATGACGAATTCGGGCTCGCGATCATCATAGAGCACGACCTTGTACAGGTCGCGGTAGCGAATGGGCGGATCCCCCGGACCGCCGAGCCGGTTCCACAGCTCTTGGAGATTCCCGCTCTGCGTAGGCGTCTCCGGGCCGGTGTTGCCAATCCACAGCGCAACCCCGCCTGCGTGGTCGCGCAGAATGTCCTCGATGAGACGATTGGCCAAGGCCCGCGTGTCCGCCACCTCCAGCGCCGAATATTCCTTCACGGACGGATTGACCTGCTCCACGAGCGGCTCGGCCGTCTGGCGGTTGCGGATCAGCGCCGGGTAATACACCGCCGTAATCCCCTCGTCTCCCAGTTCGTCCGCGAGGATCTGCGCTCTTGCCAGTCCTTCCTCGTTCAATGGGGGATCCAGGCCCGGATCGCGCTCCGCGTGACGCACAATGAAGAGTGTGGTCGTCGTGCCGGGCGGAGAGTACACCGTCGTCGTGTTCAGCGCCGTGCAGCTTCCCACGAACAGGCTGACGACTGCCGCGCCGACCACCTTCAGACGAGAACGCATTTCCCAACGAACTCCCTTGACCATTTCCGGGCAAGTCCTTTCCCTTCGGACACCAAAGTGCCGACGCTCCCGATTTCTTATCGTTCCCGCGACTGTCGATACCGCCCGACCGACGCCGCGACTTCCCCGATCGCCGATTTCGCATCAGTCCATCCACTGGTCTCGATGGCCGCGCCCTCCAGTTGCTTGTACGTCGCAAAGAAATGTTCCATCTCCCGCAGGAAATGGCGCGGCACATGGGCGACATCCTCATACTCGCCGAAGAGCGGATCATGGTGCGGAACGCCGAGCACCTTGTAATCCGGCTGACCGCGATCCTTCATGTGAAACAGTCCGACGATCCGCGCCTCGATCAGGCAGCCCGTAAACGTCGGCTCATTCACCAGGACGAGAATGTCCAGTGCGTCGCCGTCCTCGGCGAGGGTCTGCGGGATAAATCCGTAGTCGCCGGGATAGTGGCTGGAGGAATACAGGTAGCGATCGAGCATGAACAACCCCGTGCGCTTGTCGACCTCGAACTTGCTCCGCCGCCCCTTGGGAATCTCCACGATCATGTTGACCACGTTGGGCGCGCCCGTCGTCGCGGGGACATGAGCGAATTGGTCCATCCTCACGGCTGCGAACCTCCTTCGGCCTGGTAACGTCAAGGCCCGGATCGAGTATAGCCCCTACCCGCGCCAGGGAACAATGCACATGCATCCACGTGGGCGGACGCCGGCCAATTCAATCGCTGCGCCAGAAACGCGGCTGGAACAGTACGAGGAGCGTAAAGACCTCCAGGCGCCCCAGCGCCATGAGCACGCTCATGATGACCTTGCCGGAGTCGGAGAACCAGGCGTAATTCTGCGTGGCGCCGACACGCGCCAGCCCGGGGCCGATGTTGTTGAGGGTCGCGGCCGTCGCCGTCGCCGCCGTGGTGATGTCGATGCCGTTGCGGGCGTCGGTCAGCATCAGGGCGATCGTTCCCATCGCGAAAAGCAGCATCACGCTCATCACGTAGACCAGCGTGCTGAGGCGCAGGTCGGCATCAATCGCCGCCGATCCCACTTTCAAAGGTCTCACCACCCGCGGGCGGAATACGCGCTCGACCTCCGCAACCAGCAGCTTGGCCACGATGATAATGCGGATGACTTTGATCCCGCCTCCCGTGGAACCCGCCGACGCGCCGACAAACATGAGGATGAGCAGCGTCGCCTTCGCCACAAACCCCCAACGATCGAAATCGGCCGTGCAGAAACCTGTGGTAGTCTGAATGGAGACGACCTGGAAGAGCGCGTCACGCAGCAGCAGCAGTTGGTTGCGCGACTCTTCGTCTGCCGCCATTGGCGGTGGTCGAAGCCAGAGGTCGCCCGTTACGACAATCGTCGCCACAACGATGATGCCCAGATAGACCAGGAATTCGCGGTCCTGAATGGCCCGCCGCCATTTCCCCACCAGCACCTGGTGATAAAGGGCGAAGTTCACGCCCGCCAGCACCATGAAAACGGCAATCACAAGATGAACCGCCGATGACGGAAACGCGGCGATGCTCGAGTCGTAGGTGCTGAACCCGCCGGTCGCCAGCGTGGCCATCGTGTGACAGACCGCGTCGAACGCATTCATGCCGCAAAGAAGGAGTGCTAGAATCTCCGCGGCCGTGATACCCAGGTAAATCACCCACAGGATCCTGGCCGTATCCTGAATGCGCGGACGCACGCCGTCCGGGGACGGCCCGGGAACCTCCGCGCGATAGATGCGCCGTGCTCCTACGCCCAGCGCCGGAAGAACGGCCACGAACAGCACGACGATCCCTAATCCGCCCAGCCAGTGCGTCGTTGCCCGCCACAACAGGAGACTACGCGGGAGCGTCGACAGGTTCGTGATGACCGTGGCCCCGGTTGTCGTGAACCCCGACATCGTTTCGAAGTAGCAGTCCACGAAATTCGCGAAAGGATGCAGCTTGCCCGGGACCACCGTCTGAAGCTGACCCCAGATGTAAAACGGCATCGCCCCCAGCCCGGCGCCGACGATCCAGCTCAAGGACACCAGGAGCAAGGCCTCCCGGTGACCAAAGGCCGTGCGTTGCCCGGCCCCGTACCAGCGGAGCCCGCCGCCCGCCGCGGCGCCCACCGTGGCCGCGCCGACCAGCCCGAAAAACTGGGGCTCGACCCCGAGCCCCTGCCAGAGATCGTCCAGCAGCGAAAAGACGCCGATCGACGCCATGATGGCGCTCAGCAGGAGCAGCAGATGCCCCAGTTCGCGGGAGATGAGTCGAAGATTGAGGTCCATTCAGTCCAGGAACAACTTGGTCAGTTGCTTTTCGATGCCCACGGGACCGATGATCAGCACGATGTCGCCTTCACCGATCTGGTCATCCGCGCCGGGTACCATCACCTGATCGTCCCGTTGGATGGCGGCGATCATG
It encodes:
- a CDS encoding IPTL-CTERM sorting domain-containing protein codes for the protein MRIRNFLLAGILSLAVAGAASAATHVVTQSGLSFSPPNVDVLPGDTVQWVHTGGIHTVTSGTPCTSDGRFDMALTSGTVQYVIPGGEPAGTIPYFCTPHCAVGMTGTITVGEPEPIPTVSEWGLAAMSLLVLVAGTAVVRFRPA
- a CDS encoding nucleotidyltransferase domain-containing protein, which gives rise to MVAMNQIIELSERIGRKYDPERIVLFGSHVYGSPREDSDVDLLVVMRFEGSAFRKSLEILNWLDPPFYVDVLVRDPADTQRRYRDGDPLIREALDRGRVLHERDCS
- a CDS encoding HEPN domain-containing protein — its product is MNEIVREWISKAQGDYETALREPRAAPPNYDAACFHAQQCIEKLMKGMLQSGGIVPPRTHNLLELNERLKEILPEWACEVGDLRFLTRAATSFRYPGESASREDALEAIAACERMRDQLLRALPGEEP
- a CDS encoding ATP-binding protein encodes the protein MPASFSTFERLKSRGVAAYRDGDFRSARAYLTDAAECMIELAEQAKSPDMRRQHEEIAAELIDLAKDAERLAKSPKEARGRQRIKEENGGSDASDWIIRDRPDTGFDDIAGLEDVKHEIRMKMIYPFRHPELAQQYGIGVGGGILLYGPPGTGKTMIAKAIAHEIEATFFLVSPAQMMSKWVGEAEQNIRKLFDAAKAEKASVIFLDEIEALVPRRKSDSSTVMQRVVPQILQELEGFDRKGDRALLFVGATNRPWLLDEAMMRPGRMDARVYVGLPDAPARYKLLEIYLAKRPLSEDVDFGLLCDRLEGYSGADIKAISQQAAQIPFMAAIGGGEPRPIALKDVLDVIERTPPSVHPADLVRFEKFAELGK
- a CDS encoding serine/threonine protein kinase — encoded protein: MSGDPPTRPTEPLDPGSDPRQLQEQFLRERTNPPEQIGPYRILQVIGEGGMGVVYLAEQDKPIHRRVALKIIKLGMDSKQVVARFETEREALALMDHPNVARVLDAGVSDEGRPYFAMEYVPGIPITEYCDKHRLGTEDRLRLFADVCHAIQHAHQKGIIHRDIKPSNVIVAIAEDRPVPKVIDFGVAKATQRRLTELTLFTEQGQLIGTPGYMSPEQAEMTALDIDTRTDIYSLGVLLYELLVGVRPFDDDSLRAAGFAEIQRIIREVEPPKPSTRLSSLGDASTTVAQNRGTEVRILSRQLRGDLDWIVMKCLEKDRTRRYDTASAVAMEIQRFLNFEPVLAGPPSYSYRLRKFVRKNWGPVLAGVAVGLALAIGLASTIVMADRANRARAKAEAAAEDASLQRAIALEQRDRAQREADAAKQVTDFLVDVFEVSSPKKAMGETITAREILDRGAARVEEKLAGQPLIRARLLRTIGAIYRNLGFLEQARKLGEAALNTMEKAEGADALELAETRYTLAVTLINLGDEAMAERLLRAALDAHLDQSPRAVRATIAWRAALADVLMRSRRLEEAREVVETAMRDLSTNSVNADDALVELQLNLAEAYRREGSANEAERWFRSALERAREQYGQEHYGAAIVEHYLANALVSLSEEGDAVRLEEAKRLLLHVITVYRKVLPEEHQRTASALSGLGSLYLWLGELDEAQKYFEESLAMRRKILGPDHSDIAGDLTSLGAVFRLKKDYAVSAEYLQQAVAMRLRLLGKDDFRVGRSRSNLGETLMLKGDLGAAEDELLEAQRIFDAKPDASRDRSPDNIKCLIRLYEKLGRDEEAKRWAARLASSSQN
- a CDS encoding histidine phosphatase family protein; protein product: MRSRLKVVGAAVVSLFVGSCTALNTTTVYSPPGTTTTLFIVRHAERDPGLDPPLNEEGLARAQILADELGDEGITAVYYPALIRNRQTAEPLVEQVNPSVKEYSALEVADTRALANRLIEDILRDHAGGVALWIGNTGPETPTQSGNLQELWNRLGGPGDPPIRYRDLYKVVLYDDREPEFVMGSYGPVSSLD
- a CDS encoding inorganic diphosphatase: MDQFAHVPATTGAPNVVNMIVEIPKGRRSKFEVDKRTGLFMLDRYLYSSSHYPGDYGFIPQTLAEDGDALDILVLVNEPTFTGCLIEARIVGLFHMKDRGQPDYKVLGVPHHDPLFGEYEDVAHVPRHFLREMEHFFATYKQLEGAAIETSGWTDAKSAIGEVAASVGRYRQSRER
- a CDS encoding TrkH family potassium uptake protein produces the protein MDLNLRLISRELGHLLLLLSAIMASIGVFSLLDDLWQGLGVEPQFFGLVGAATVGAAAGGGLRWYGAGQRTAFGHREALLLVSLSWIVGAGLGAMPFYIWGQLQTVVPGKLHPFANFVDCYFETMSGFTTTGATVITNLSTLPRSLLLWRATTHWLGGLGIVVLFVAVLPALGVGARRIYRAEVPGPSPDGVRPRIQDTARILWVIYLGITAAEILALLLCGMNAFDAVCHTMATLATGGFSTYDSSIAAFPSSAVHLVIAVFMVLAGVNFALYHQVLVGKWRRAIQDREFLVYLGIIVVATIVVTGDLWLRPPPMAADEESRNQLLLLRDALFQVVSIQTTTGFCTADFDRWGFVAKATLLILMFVGASAGSTGGGIKVIRIIIVAKLLVAEVERVFRPRVVRPLKVGSAAIDADLRLSTLVYVMSVMLLFAMGTIALMLTDARNGIDITTAATATAATLNNIGPGLARVGATQNYAWFSDSGKVIMSVLMALGRLEVFTLLVLFQPRFWRSD